ATGTTGTAAAGGCGGGTAAAAGATACAATAAGCATGTTGTAAAGCAGATTTATAAATGCAATGGATGCAAAAGAAGGTTTGTTGAAAGAGATGGATTTGAAAAAATGATGTACCCAAAAGAAATAATTTTGAAAGTTCTCCATTTATATGCAGAAGGATTATCTCTGTCCAAAATAAGGGATTATATATGGCAACATGAAGG
The Thermoplasmatales archaeon genome window above contains:
- a CDS encoding IS1 family transposase, which translates into the protein MKCPYWGCEDVVKAGKRYNKHVVKQIYKCNGCKRRFVERDGFEKMMYPKEIILKVLHLYAEGLSLSKIRDYIWQHEG